CACCAGCTTATCTTGACACTATGGTTGGTGTTCAATGACTCCCCTTCTCCCTCGGCGAAGACGTTGGCCTCTTGAATATGCACGTACTGGCCGTCATTGATGGAGAACATTCGAACACATATGGTTTTTTTTGCGACTGACGAACACATATGGGGTTAACCAACGAGGGGTCAGGGTTAGGATCAGCACTGCGCCGATGAGGCATGAAGGCTGGGTGAAGGAGAGGCAACAATTGGCGCATTGGTTCACATGAGTAGGGTTTTGGGATGGGAACGAGTGTGTGTGAAAGAGAGGTCAGTTCGGGAGCGTTCCCGTGAGAGGCAAGGTAGGGCACAGGATGTTTCAAAAGCAAGAAAGGCACCTCTGGACTGGCTTTAAATGGTATttcctccgtttctttttactccACATATACGATTTTTCTTAAGTCAAACTTTTTAAAGTTTGAGCATATTGAAAATACGGATATCTACAATACTAAAGATATACAATATGGAAACTAATTTCATGGTGCATAAATGATATTGAATTGATATTCTGAATGTTGATATTTTTCCCTATATAATCTTGGTTCAACTTTACACAATTTGTCTTAAGAAAAAACTTATATGCAGATTAAAAAGAAATAGATGGAGTATGAACTAAAATACCAATGTGCTTTGCTTTAAATCAGAAAAAAAGCAAGCGTTGGTTAGGCTTTAGCTTGTAAGTACACTCCGAACGCCGGCCCCGCTTAGGTTTTGCGCTGCCTCTGACAGCAACAAGGGGAGAGCAAGGAGGTGGGGTCCCGTTGGCTGGTTCTGTGGCTGGGTGCAGCCCCTTGAAGCCGCATAGAAGCGGGCATTGGCAAGATCCGAAAATCATGGTTACAACCCCTTCCTAATTCTCCAATCCCTACACCCAGCCGAGGTCATACAAGTTGTACTATTCACATCTTTTATGCAAGTTTAAGTACCTAAAATTTAGGACGTCAATAACTCCCGACGAGCCCCAGACCGAACGAGTCGTTCAGTACGAGGGTTCCCCCCTCACGAACCGTTTCGTTCGGGAGGAAAGGATCGAAATCACGAACGCCCTCCCCAGGCCCCTACAGGGCCTTGCCATTTTTAAtgtaaaacaaaaagaaaaaagcCCAGTAGCAAAAAAGAAGAAGCCcagatttttttcctttttctgtgACAAATAAAGAAGACTAGTTTTTGATGTAGTACGAAAAAATGTCATCGACTTTAGAAGCAGAAAAATACCAtggaaaattccaaaaaaatgcCATTCGAGTTTGGCCAAACTATTTTATGATTTGCTATGATATAATTTTACAAATGGCAAGGTTTACAACATATTTGATTCCTAAGAAAAAGCAtggcaaaaaattcaaaaataccaTGGCAAAAAGTAATTCCCGTGATGCATACAATAATAATCGCCATGGTCCCGTACAACTAGATTATACAAAAAGTTAAACAAAAAATTTGCCATGTGAATATCAGTATTTACCATGGTAGAAATAGTGTACATTTTACCATGGCAAAACTAAAGTAAATTTGCCATGAGAATAAATTAAAAATTGCCATCACTACACGAGTTAAAATACCATGCTACATAGTATAATTGGCCATGTCCTGGAAATGTAAATTTACCATTATATTTGAATTAAGATTGCCATGGAAAAAATATGTAAAATTTCCATGGCAAATAAAAAGTAAAATTGCCATGGCAATAAAAGTTAAAAATATTTGCCATGGCGACTTAtgtaaatttgccatggcaataaaAGTTAAAAATTGCCATGGCGATTTAGGTAAATTTGCTGTGTCAATTAAggtaaatttgccatggcaaaaataaagtaaaaattgCCATGGCAGTAGAAGTTAAAAATTGCCATGGCGATTTAGGTAAAATTGCCGTGTCATTTAAGGTAAATTTGCTatggcaaaaagaattaaaaattgCCATGACAATAAAAGTTAAAAATTTCCATGGAAAAATAAACATTTAATTTGATTGCCATGATATTTTACTATAAACACGAAGACACAAGAAATGTGGATTAAAAAAATTGTCATGACAAATAAAAAGTAAAATTTCCGATGGATGTAATAAGTTAATTTGCCATGgcaagaaaaaaagaaaagtTGCCACGAGAAAAAGTAAAAGTAAAAAAGTTGTCATGTAtgtaaaaaaaaggaaaaatgcCATGTATGTAAAGGTAAAATAATTTGCTAGGGCAAAAACAAGGTAAAGTTCCCATGGCTGTAAAGTAAATTTGTCATGGCTATAAAACTAAATTTAGAAGGGATATAAATTAAAAATGGCCATGGTTATAAAACTAAACTTGCCATGTTGAAAAAGAAATAATTTTGTCATGCCTTTGTTACAAAAATTTGACATGGTCCATGCACTGGAAATGCCATGATGCATAATATAAATTTGCCATGGACAATTGTAAAAATTTGACATGAAACATTGTTGTCTTGGCAAATTGCTTTTTATTTACCATATTAATTTACCAACAATATCAGTTTGCACATGGCAAAAACTAGGAGGGAAAATGTTCCTTTAACAATTGTGGACTATAAAAGGGTTTTGCTCCCTAGGAAAAAATGTAGATGGTACATGGTAATTGTAGTTACGTTTTGAAAGTGGACATGTCCAAAAATTGCCATGGGTAATGAAACTAACTTGCAAAAAATGTGTCATCAAACCAAAAATGCCATGTGTTATTAGAAGTAAACATGTTTTTCTCACTACGTTTACCATGAGCCCATAGACCAAAGAATTAACAAATTGTCAAAAAAAGAAAATTTTGCCATGGGATAAAAACATAGCTACAAACCAGAGAACACAAACATAAAAAAAGTCAAggcaaaacacacacacacacaaaacacaAACACTTTTATGCCAAAACACATCATGGCAAAATTGTGTATATTAAAACATATCATGATGCAAAAGACACTACTTGCCGTTATGTTGAAAAACACTTCATGATGGCACGCTAGTTTGTTTAGAGTTGCCATCAAAGTTGGATAAAAATAGGTTCCGGTTTGTAATAAAAGTTGCCATGAGTGTACTATAACAAATGACACCCCAGAGACAAATATGTCATGACCATGAGACCAAGTTTCAATTTGTAAGAAATTGCCAGCATTTCAATTTAACGATTCCCACCTGAATACTAAAAATGATGTTGCCATGCTACATGGCAAAATGGCCATGATGAAGATCTGTCTTCGCCTCAAAATTACCATGGACCTAAAAAAAACATTTCAACAAATTTCATGTCCTGTGACAGCATACATGCACTAAGCACTAAATGTTCATGGCAATTCCATTACCAAAATTTCCATGGCTGCAACAAAATGATGTTGCCGTGCTACATGGCAAAATGGCCATGATATACATCTATTTTTTCCTCAAAATTGCCATGGACCTAAAATATACAAAACATTTCAACAAATAACATGTGTTGTGACAGCCTACGTGCACTAGCCACTGAAAAGTTCATGGCAAGTCCACTACAAAAGGTTGGCATGGCTGCAAAAAATATACATTATCCACTGCAATTTCATGGCGAAAACCACTACACAAATTGCCATGGCTGCAAAATACACAGTCCACTGCAACTTCAGCCGAAACGAAGACCGTTATGGGAGTGGAACCGAGCAGAAAACCTCACCAATGTCTATGACGAGGTACAGTCGGTCGACCGGCACGCGATACGGAGCTGGATCCCCGCGAGGTACAGGGAGAAGGAGCAGAGCGCTCATCGGTGAAGGGAGCGCGCCGTTGATGTGGGGCGGAGCTGGAGAGCTCACCGGGGCTCCTCCAAGCGTGGCTGCCACAGGCCGGCCATGCTCCTCCACACAAGGGCCTCGCGCGAACTGCGTGGCTCCTCGTCGCGCGATTGCCGTCGATGCGTGCGGCGGAGGCATTGACTGTCAGGCGGGGAGATGGTGGAGGGATGCGGCGGCGCTGAGTGGCGCTGCAGCGGGCCGGACGTGCCGCGGGGGATGGGGCCGGCCCCGCTGATCTGCAATGCGGCGGCCGGACGTGCCGCAATGGGGCAGCGGCGCTGAGCTGCGCTGCGGCAGTGGGGCAGCGGCTATGGCTGGCGAGCGGCGGCGAGAGAGCGCAGGGAGAGAGCATAGTGGTTGGACGGGAAGGGATAAGGCCGATGATAGAGAAAGTGAGGCGTTTGCTACGGGTGGATCAGACCCCGAACGTTTTTTTTCGTGACATGGCGTTCCAGCCTGCTTTAAGATTCGTAAAGAAAATCTAACGACGCTAAATGCGTTCGGACTGAAAACGTCAAAAATCAGACGTTCGATAGTTATTGATTCCGAAAATTTAAGAATCATTGTACAAATCTATAACATTGCTTGCAAGAAACGGCATATGCAGTTAGATTAGTTAGCCAGAGAAGAACATGGCGTATATATCAATACATAAAACATTCAGTATGTAAATAATTCACGACACGGCAGTTTAAACTAGTGCACTTGAACTATATAGGGACAAAAACATCATTACAATTGTAAAATCGAAACTATGGTTTGAATACTACTCGTATGTATGACCCCGTAAAACGTAATTTTATATACCGAGACACTTAAGAAAGTAGTTGACGACTACGTCCTTGACCAGTGAGGCGCCCGTCAGATGATGATGCTTGCACAAGTCATCCTTGCAGCGGCAGACCATGAAGTCATGGCTTCTCACGATCGGCTTCTCGACGACGGAGATCTCGCACCGCACGACGAAGGAATCGTCCCAGAGGTACTCCGGCGACTTCTCGAGCTCCTTCTTCGAGATCTTCAGGCCCCAGTACTCAACGCCATTGTGCTTCCGAGGGAACGTCACCACGTGGCGTTCACCAACAAACCGGACCTTCGCCGGCGCCCCCGGTGCTGCAGGCTCGCCGCCGTGCCGAGGGACCAGGCTGAACTGGAACTCGGCGCGGACGTCCTTGCCCTTGCTGCCGCCGGCCAACTTGAGGAAGAACGAGATGGTGGCGTTGCTCCCGGCGTGGAGCATCTGCGCTCCGGGAGGGGCTGATATTCTCCCGGTGTTGCAGTCCTTCTTACGGTACTTGTTCGGGTAGTAGCAGATCTGAAAATCGTGGCCCGCCGCCCTGAACTTGCTGGACTCGATGCGCTCGCCGTCGACGAGCAGCTTGGTCACGGAGTAGCCCTCCACCTTGAGCTCGTGAGAGCCGGCGCTCGTCGTGGTGGTGATCGTCGAGCGCGTGGGCGGCGGCGGAAGCTTCATGCCGACCATGGTTGGTCTCTGATCGGATCGGAGGCTAGCGTGGTCGACGAGATATGTTGGTTTGCTCGTTTGTTTTCTCGGCGGTGGGTTTGGATTTTGGAACGTCCAAGGCGTACGTGCTGCACCGTTATATATACTGCTATAGTACTGCCTAGGTCGACACGTCGTCTGCCACTCTGTCTCCGATTGTTACTTGGAACGAGATTCCAATATTTGTATCCGGGACTGCTTGTATCTCCGATCTCGTCCAGAATAAGATATCCTTTGTCgggggcgtgtttggttgcagtTCGCTACAGTACCCGCATTGCATGTCCATCTCCATCTTCAGTCAGTCTGGTTCTTCATATGCAGCCTCATATGCAG
This sequence is a window from Aegilops tauschii subsp. strangulata cultivar AL8/78 chromosome 7, Aet v6.0, whole genome shotgun sequence. Protein-coding genes within it:
- the LOC109732255 gene encoding BTB/POZ and MATH domain-containing protein 2-like, with translation MVGMKLPPPPTRSTITTTTSAGSHELKVEGYSVTKLLVDGERIESSKFRAAGHDFQICYYPNKYRKKDCNTGRISAPPGAQMLHAGSNATISFFLKLAGGSKGKDVRAEFQFSLVPRHGGEPAAPGAPAKVRFVGERHVVTFPRKHNGVEYWGLKISKKELEKSPEYLWDDSFVVRCEISVVEKPIVRSHDFMVCRCKDDLCKHHHLTGASLVKDVVVNYFLKCLVQVH